From the Paraflavitalea soli genome, the window GTAGGGCAGGGCCTGGGCGATTACCGCGACTTTGGAGATTCGGAAGTGCCGCCTGCGCCCATCAATGAAGTATGGGAGTCTATTTACACCCACAATGACTCATGGGGCTATATAGAGCATGACATGAACTTTAAATCACCCCGTGAAATTATACGCCTGCTGGCCAATGTCGCTTCCAAAGGCGGCAACCTGATGTTGAATGTAGGACCCGATGGTAAAGGCAATATCCCTTACTATTCCGTACAGTATTTAAAAGCTACCGGTAAATGGCTGCAGCAAAATGGAGAGAGCATCTATGGTACTACCTATGGTTTTATCCCGGCGCAGCCCTGGGGGGTGACCACCGCTAAACCCGGTAAATTGTACTTGCATATATTGGACAGACCGGCAGATGGTAAATTATTGTTACCCGGTTGTGCAGTAACAGTAAGTAAAGTATATACCCTGGTAGGCAAACGCGTTTTGAGCTTTGCCAAAAAAGGAACCGATGTGATCGTGAACATTCCTGGTATGGACGCCCAAAGCCCCAATACCGTATTGGTGGTGGAATACCAGGGCAAGGCGCCTGCTTATGATACCGCTGCACCCGTCACCGTGTCGGCTCAATTTTCGGTGAATACCATTGAAGCCGTACATGCAAAAATGACCGACAGTGCCCGCGTGAAAAGCCTTACCTACAGTCATTATTTCGGTGATTGGAAGCATTCGGTATGTGTGACCAATATGATGGGGCCTAAAGATGAAGCACGATTTGATATCCGTATTACGGAGGCCGCCGATTATAAGGTGATCCTGGAATATGCCTGCAATGCCGAAAGCGGCCGGCAGGAAGGCAGTGTGCTGGTCAATGACAAAGAATATCTTTTCCGTACCCTGCGCAGCTCAGAGTTTGATAAGAGCAATCCCCTGATGTTCATCCAGCATGCCGTAGCCATCACTACTATTGGGCAGCCTGGTTTGTACACCATTGCCGTGAAACCCCTGCAGCAGGGCAAGGAATTGTTTAAACTGAAAAGCGTACGCCTGGAACCGATAAAATAATGTCAGGCTGAGTTTATCGAAGCCGACTTCTACGGTACAGCCTTGCTAAAATAGCTGAATAGGAAGTAAACTGTGGGCTATGTATATTGGGATTTTATCCGTCAATTGCAGGTGTTAAGTAGAGTGAGCGCAGAATATAGCAAGGTTTACAAATAGCATGAGCAAGCAATTTTTATCAGTTAAGCTCACTATACTTATACTTAATAAGTAGTGGTAAGTCACTTCTGCCAGGCAGGGGTGGCTTATCTTATTAGCACAGGACACGCTGAATATCGCACATACAAACAATTGATGTCTATGAATACAACGTTTAAATGTCTGTTGCTGGCAACAGGTATTGTTTCTCTGACCGGCTATACCGGTTATGCGCAATCAAAAAAAGATGCCGGTGGCCTGAAGAACTGGCCCAAGGGCACTTCTCCCCTGGAAGTAGGTAAAAAGGTGGCAGCTCGTTTTGTGGAAGTGCCCCACCAGAATTTTGGAAGGCCCACGCCTCCCAAAACCATTACCTACCCGGAAGTGTGCACCTGGTATGGCGCCCTCACTTTCGCAAAGGAGAGCAAAGACAAAGGGTTGGTGACACAGCTCGTCAACCGTTTTGAACCCCTGTTCACTACGGAGGCCAGCATGGTACCCGTACCCGACCACGTAGACTACTGTGTATTTGGTGCTGTTCCCCTGGAACTGTATATGCAAACCAAAGATCAGCGTTACCTTACCATGGGCAAGACCATTGCCGATAAGCAATGGGGACCTCCCGAAGGGCCGCGCGTAAAACAACCCGAGAGCCAGGATTATTACAACCGCGGACTTACCTGGATGACCCGTATGTGGATCGATGACATGTTTATGATCACAGCCGTTCAGGCGCAGGCCTACCGGGCTACCGGCGATAAAAAATACATCGAGCGGGCTGCCAAAGAAATGGTGGTGTACCTTGACTCCCTGCAAAAGCCCAATGGTCTTTTCTACCATGCACCTGATGTGCCTTTCTTCTGGGGCCGCGGTGATGGCTGGATGGCCGTAGGGATGGCTGAGTTGCTGCGTTCCTTGCCTAAGGACAATCCCAACCGGGCACGCATCATGCAGGGGTATAAGCTCATGATGGCCTCGCTGCTCAAATACCAGGCAGGATCCGGTATGTGGCGTCAGCTGATCGATGACGCTGAATCATGGCCTGAGACATCCTGCACGGGTATGTTCACCTTTGCGATGATCACTGGTGTGAAGGAAGGCTGGCTGGATAAAAAGACCTACGAGCCGGCTGCCCGTAAAGCCTGGCTGGGCCTCATCACCTATATTGATGATAAAGGCGATATCCGCGAAGTATGCCAGGGCACCAACAAAAAGAACGACCGCCAGTATTACCTCGACCGGGAGCGTATGACAGGTGATATGCATGGACAGGCGCCGGTATTGTGGTGCGCTACGGCCTTGCTGAGGTAAGGAATAGCGTAATTGTTAAAAAATTTAACGAAGGGCAGCCGTCAATGGCTGCCCTTCGTTATTGAAACGTTATTTAAGTATGACAGCATTAACTTTTGCCCATCGTTTGCTGTCTATATAAGCAAATAGAGAGTTATGAAAAAGTTACTGATGATCACAATAGCAATAGGACTGGCAGTAGGTGCTTCAGCGCAGAAAGTTGTTCGTGGCGGTGGCTATCATGTCGTAAGGCCCCGTGTATCTGTGGGCCTGGGATGGGGATATTCTCCCTTCTATTCGCCCTGGGG encodes:
- a CDS encoding alpha-L-fucosidase; the encoded protein is MILKRLMLVSLLGVALAANAQDEMWDKSASGRQHPNIQWFKEAKFGMFIHWGLYSKLGGVWNNKRYYGSGEWLMNQAKVPADIYAAEAATFNPVNFNADEWASLAKEAGIRYMVITAKHHEGFAMYDSKVSDFTIVKSTPYKKDPMKALADATRKRGIQFGFYYSQFLDWHEPNGGGNRWDFDESKKDYQRYYREKSIPQLKELLTGYGPLGIVWFDMPGGLTKQQTQQLVDSLRVLQPASLFSSRVGQGLGDYRDFGDSEVPPAPINEVWESIYTHNDSWGYIEHDMNFKSPREIIRLLANVASKGGNLMLNVGPDGKGNIPYYSVQYLKATGKWLQQNGESIYGTTYGFIPAQPWGVTTAKPGKLYLHILDRPADGKLLLPGCAVTVSKVYTLVGKRVLSFAKKGTDVIVNIPGMDAQSPNTVLVVEYQGKAPAYDTAAPVTVSAQFSVNTIEAVHAKMTDSARVKSLTYSHYFGDWKHSVCVTNMMGPKDEARFDIRITEAADYKVILEYACNAESGRQEGSVLVNDKEYLFRTLRSSEFDKSNPLMFIQHAVAITTIGQPGLYTIAVKPLQQGKELFKLKSVRLEPIK
- a CDS encoding glycoside hydrolase family 88/105 protein, which gives rise to MNTTFKCLLLATGIVSLTGYTGYAQSKKDAGGLKNWPKGTSPLEVGKKVAARFVEVPHQNFGRPTPPKTITYPEVCTWYGALTFAKESKDKGLVTQLVNRFEPLFTTEASMVPVPDHVDYCVFGAVPLELYMQTKDQRYLTMGKTIADKQWGPPEGPRVKQPESQDYYNRGLTWMTRMWIDDMFMITAVQAQAYRATGDKKYIERAAKEMVVYLDSLQKPNGLFYHAPDVPFFWGRGDGWMAVGMAELLRSLPKDNPNRARIMQGYKLMMASLLKYQAGSGMWRQLIDDAESWPETSCTGMFTFAMITGVKEGWLDKKTYEPAARKAWLGLITYIDDKGDIREVCQGTNKKNDRQYYLDRERMTGDMHGQAPVLWCATALLR